From a region of the Helicobacter hepaticus ATCC 51449 genome:
- a CDS encoding heme-binding protein, with the protein MNVPIKAMVFMAAMLAYVHGGEIKYASKVKSLYKEGDNKVVGRLLPTAKVDVLEHKGNKVLLRIQGYKQVGNQAALYFAPNRRILNVGFSKNVDVAFKSIETFKESESKQEWELASVDLWSDDAHLVESVEQLYKEANELFANCSICHALHPPKEFNANAWPSVIKSMKTRVGFDNDQEYLVSQYLQKNAKDMPKEK; encoded by the coding sequence ATGAATGTGCCTATAAAAGCAATGGTATTTATGGCAGCAATGCTTGCATATGTACACGGAGGCGAGATAAAATATGCTTCCAAAGTCAAATCACTTTACAAGGAGGGTGATAATAAGGTTGTAGGGAGGCTTTTACCAACAGCTAAGGTTGATGTGCTAGAGCATAAAGGGAATAAAGTGCTTTTGCGTATTCAAGGCTATAAGCAAGTAGGCAATCAAGCGGCTTTGTATTTTGCACCTAATCGGCGGATTTTGAATGTGGGATTTTCTAAAAATGTAGATGTGGCTTTTAAAAGTATAGAAACTTTTAAAGAAAGCGAAAGTAAGCAAGAATGGGAGCTTGCAAGTGTAGATTTATGGAGTGATGATGCACATTTGGTTGAAAGCGTTGAACAACTTTATAAAGAGGCAAACGAGCTTTTTGCGAATTGTTCTATTTGCCACGCTTTGCATCCACCTAAAGAATTTAATGCTAATGCGTGGCCAAGTGTGATTAAGTCAATGAAAACGCGTGTAGGCTTTGATAATGACCAAGAATACTTGGTGTCTCAATACCTGCAAAAAAATGCTAAAGATATGCCAAAGGAGAAATAA
- a CDS encoding MotE family protein, with translation MINHTQYRIYYRALGSIIASVFFCNIVLGADSQLLDCSIIFEARKNEVKAQLDEIDERQQALQVLQNATQVLLDEKERQLKDKEAEIDQKIVLFSQEQEKSKAEIEEQNKKNTQALEQKQQEIEQLIAKNEEILSQIKEVKDDKIIKAYKGMKEAKVAAILADMPESEAVEILSQMEVKDIAKILGKMDDQKAAKITSQIRAVEPNRIASPQDNVPQNPQDLQETNEAQDSQSADMQDESAQNQSQESKSDTQSDATDNNTQEAENSPEL, from the coding sequence ATGATAAATCACACGCAATACAGAATCTATTATAGGGCACTAGGAAGTATAATAGCAAGTGTATTCTTTTGCAATATAGTTCTAGGAGCAGATTCTCAACTTCTTGATTGTAGTATTATCTTTGAAGCACGTAAAAATGAAGTAAAAGCGCAGCTTGATGAGATTGATGAGCGACAGCAAGCTTTACAAGTGCTTCAAAATGCTACACAAGTGCTTCTTGACGAGAAAGAGCGCCAACTTAAAGACAAAGAGGCAGAGATTGACCAAAAAATCGTGCTTTTTTCGCAGGAGCAAGAAAAATCAAAGGCTGAAATTGAAGAACAAAATAAAAAAAATACACAGGCTTTAGAACAAAAACAACAAGAAATAGAGCAGCTCATTGCCAAAAATGAGGAGATTCTCTCTCAAATTAAAGAGGTAAAAGACGACAAAATCATCAAAGCTTATAAGGGTATGAAGGAGGCTAAAGTAGCAGCCATACTTGCAGATATGCCAGAATCCGAAGCAGTTGAGATTCTCTCTCAAATGGAAGTTAAGGATATAGCAAAAATTTTGGGCAAAATGGACGACCAAAAAGCAGCAAAGATTACCTCTCAAATTCGTGCAGTAGAGCCAAATCGTATTGCAAGCCCACAAGATAATGTCCCACAGAATCCACAGGATTTACAAGAGACAAATGAGGCACAAGATTCTCAAAGTGCTGATATGCAAGATGAGAGCGCGCAGAATCAATCCCAAGAAAGCAAATCAGATACGCAATCAGATGCTACAGATAATAATACCCAAGAGGCAGAAAATAGCCCTGAACTGTAA
- a CDS encoding YkgJ family cysteine cluster protein, whose product MINSFPCTNCGMCCKNIGGIKELKSFDLGNGICKYLDTQSNLCKIYQNRPDICRVDVMFERVYFKHYTKEAFYKLNMQSCKILQEKERID is encoded by the coding sequence ATGATAAATAGTTTTCCTTGCACAAATTGTGGTATGTGTTGTAAAAATATTGGCGGTATTAAAGAGCTAAAATCTTTTGATTTAGGTAATGGAATCTGTAAATATTTAGACACTCAAAGCAACTTATGCAAGATTTATCAGAATCGTCCAGATATTTGTAGGGTTGATGTGATGTTTGAGAGAGTATATTTTAAGCATTACACCAAAGAGGCATTCTATAAGCTCAATATGCAATCTTGTAAAATATTGCAAGAAAAAGAGCGCATAGATTAA
- a CDS encoding Fur family transcriptional regulator produces the protein MMNFEQHLRDKHLKITPQRIATLNQIYNNGHMSIEEIYEQIKQIYPSISLATIYKNVNALCKANILREIKAPKDKQKYELSSDKHLHVYCEKCGRLDDIKLDTRALEQNCSASSGYTISDISAVLMGVCPDCKNAS, from the coding sequence ATGATGAACTTTGAACAACATCTACGAGATAAACACTTAAAAATCACTCCTCAACGCATTGCTACACTTAACCAAATCTATAATAACGGACATATGAGCATAGAAGAGATTTATGAGCAGATTAAACAAATCTACCCTTCTATTTCTCTTGCTACAATTTATAAAAATGTCAATGCGCTGTGCAAAGCAAATATTTTACGTGAAATCAAAGCGCCCAAGGATAAGCAAAAATATGAGTTAAGTAGTGATAAGCATTTACACGTATATTGTGAAAAATGTGGCAGGCTAGATGATATTAAGCTTGATACTCGTGCTTTAGAGCAAAACTGCAGTGCAAGCAGTGGCTATACTATTTCTGATATTTCAGCCGTGCTTATGGGAGTATGTCCAGATTGTAAAAATGCTTCATAG
- a CDS encoding adenylosuccinate synthase — protein sequence MADLIVGIQWGDEGKGKVVDALAGEYDYVVRYQGGHNAGHTIVVDSKKIALHLLPSGILYERCKNVIGNGVVINLEQLLNESKAFGNLQGRLFISDRAHIILPYHEILDIAKEKSRQSAAIGTTGKGIGPCYGDKVSRNGVRLMDLKNLDKLREKVDSIYQHIQYVQTLYNVELPSVQSVMEHIESIAPQILPFVTDTTQLLWAAQNRGEKILCEGAQGSMLDIDHGTYPFVTSSTTIASGACSGSGLAPRDIARVIGVAKAYCTRVGNGMFPTQEDGEIGERLRQAGGEFGTTTGRARRCGWFDAVAVRYACRLNGCESLSIMKLDVLDGFERVKVCVGYEYEGKQIDYIPTDYDNVKPIYREFVGWDKTCGVRTFNALPSQAQHYIKELEKIIGVKISMVSTSPERDDMIMLG from the coding sequence ATGGCTGATTTGATTGTGGGGATTCAATGGGGTGATGAAGGTAAGGGCAAGGTAGTTGATGCATTGGCTGGAGAATATGATTATGTAGTGCGCTATCAAGGTGGTCACAATGCAGGACATACCATTGTAGTGGATTCTAAAAAAATTGCTCTGCATTTACTGCCCTCTGGCATTTTATATGAGCGATGTAAAAATGTGATTGGCAATGGCGTTGTGATTAATCTTGAGCAATTATTAAACGAAAGCAAAGCCTTTGGGAATTTACAAGGACGGCTTTTTATTAGTGATAGAGCGCATATTATTTTACCCTATCACGAGATATTAGATATTGCAAAAGAAAAAAGCCGACAAAGTGCTGCTATTGGCACTACTGGTAAAGGGATTGGACCTTGCTATGGCGATAAGGTTTCACGCAATGGTGTGCGATTAATGGATTTAAAAAATTTAGACAAATTGAGAGAGAAGGTTGATTCTATCTATCAACATATACAATATGTTCAAACTCTCTATAACGTGGAATTACCAAGTGTTCAAAGCGTAATGGAACATATAGAATCTATTGCGCCGCAGATTTTGCCTTTTGTAACAGATACAACTCAACTTCTGTGGGCAGCACAAAATCGTGGCGAGAAGATTCTATGTGAGGGTGCACAAGGGAGTATGCTTGATATTGACCACGGCACTTATCCTTTTGTAACAAGTTCAACAACAATCGCTTCAGGTGCTTGTAGTGGGAGCGGATTAGCGCCTCGTGATATTGCTCGTGTAATTGGGGTTGCAAAGGCGTATTGCACAAGGGTTGGTAATGGTATGTTTCCAACCCAAGAAGATGGTGAAATAGGTGAAAGGTTGCGTCAAGCAGGTGGAGAATTTGGCACAACTACAGGGCGTGCTCGGCGGTGCGGGTGGTTTGATGCGGTTGCAGTGCGCTATGCCTGTCGTCTCAATGGTTGCGAGAGTTTAAGCATTATGAAACTTGATGTTCTTGATGGATTTGAGCGTGTGAAAGTATGTGTAGGCTATGAATATGAGGGAAAACAGATTGATTATATTCCTACTGATTATGATAATGTGAAGCCTATTTATCGGGAGTTTGTGGGTTGGGATAAAACCTGTGGTGTCCGCACATTTAACGCTCTGCCCTCACAAGCACAGCATTATATTAAAGAGCTTGAAAAGATTATTGGCGTAAAGATTTCTATGGTATCTACAAGTCCAGAGCGCGATGATATGATTATGCTTGGATAG
- a CDS encoding molybdopterin guanine dinucleotide-containing S/N-oxide reductase, which yields MNVLSRRQVLQAMGKGLAVFALVPFVGCDTESKKAVIESGVKSFSENLVLDGEVITGAHWGVLKAKIKDGKVISSTNALKNNVSNPLHSTIPDLIYSPTRIQYPMVRKSYLENPANPKPELRGADEWVRVSYDEAIALIAKELKATYKQKGKEGVFAGSYGWKSSGNLHNARILLQRFMGMAGGYVGVSGDYSTGASQVIMPYVVGSIEVYEQQTSFSSVLDNSQVVVIWGADPMATLRNAWTLNEGTGLDFFDQLKKSGKHIISIDPVRNMTCDYLGAEWLAPLPNTDVALMLGIMHTMFKSNQYDKEFLENYTTGFEQFKSYLLGEADGIAKDALWASKICGISAQKIESLAQLFFNNRTMLMSGWGMQRAHHGEQPHWSLVTLACMIGQIGLPGGGFGLSYHYSNGGSPTATAPVVGGINLGNVGSGGAEWLMQGSDNNFPLARISDALLNPGKSIEHNGKKITYTDIDFIYWAGGNPLVHHQDTNTLIKAWQKPRTIVVNEIYWTPTARFADIVMPITTSYERNDISMSGDYSNLHIVPMKQLVEKQFEARDDYQVFCDLAKAFGVYDTFNEGKNEMQWIEEFYNQALKQAEGLMLTMPSFKEFWEANEPLRFEIPAESESFVRYAEFREDPILNPLGTESGLIEIYSKSIEKFGYTQCPPHPTWLEPIEWLGMDNKPAEFALITSHPELRLHSQCANTSLRKDYAIADKEPIWINTKDAADKGIKTGDIVSVSNQRGEVLAGAFVTDAIKQGVVRLCEGAWYDPQEPGKIGSVCKNGSSNVLTLDMPTSPLANGNIAHTALVNIKKYEGEVKPLSVFESPQGV from the coding sequence ATGAATGTATTAAGTAGACGACAAGTGCTTCAAGCAATGGGGAAAGGTTTAGCCGTATTTGCTCTTGTGCCTTTTGTGGGCTGTGATACGGAGAGTAAAAAGGCAGTTATAGAATCTGGAGTGAAAAGCTTTAGTGAGAATCTTGTGCTTGATGGTGAGGTTATTACGGGGGCTCATTGGGGGGTTCTTAAGGCAAAAATAAAAGATGGTAAGGTTATTTCAAGCACTAATGCGCTTAAAAATAATGTATCTAACCCGCTCCATAGCACAATACCTGATTTAATTTATTCACCTACGCGTATTCAATATCCTATGGTAAGGAAATCTTATTTAGAAAACCCTGCAAATCCAAAACCTGAATTACGCGGGGCTGATGAATGGGTGAGAGTGAGCTATGATGAGGCTATTGCACTTATTGCCAAAGAGCTTAAAGCTACTTATAAGCAAAAGGGTAAAGAGGGCGTTTTCGCTGGAAGCTATGGTTGGAAAAGCAGTGGGAATTTACATAATGCGAGAATCTTGTTGCAGCGATTTATGGGTATGGCAGGTGGCTACGTAGGCGTGAGTGGAGATTATTCCACAGGTGCTTCACAGGTGATTATGCCTTATGTGGTGGGAAGTATTGAAGTATATGAACAACAAACCTCTTTTTCTAGCGTGTTAGATAATAGCCAAGTGGTAGTGATTTGGGGTGCTGACCCTATGGCTACTTTACGCAATGCTTGGACACTCAATGAAGGCACAGGGCTTGATTTTTTTGATCAGCTTAAAAAGTCTGGCAAGCATATTATTAGCATTGATCCAGTGCGAAATATGACTTGTGATTATTTGGGCGCGGAGTGGTTAGCTCCTTTACCAAATACAGATGTAGCCTTAATGCTTGGCATAATGCACACAATGTTTAAGAGCAATCAATATGATAAAGAGTTTTTAGAAAACTATACAACAGGATTTGAGCAGTTTAAATCTTATCTTTTAGGTGAAGCTGATGGTATTGCCAAAGATGCTTTATGGGCATCTAAAATCTGTGGCATTTCTGCTCAAAAAATTGAATCTCTTGCGCAACTTTTCTTTAATAACCGCACTATGCTTATGTCTGGCTGGGGTATGCAACGCGCTCACCACGGAGAGCAGCCACATTGGAGCTTAGTAACTCTAGCGTGTATGATAGGACAAATTGGATTACCAGGCGGCGGATTTGGCTTGTCTTATCATTACAGCAATGGCGGTTCTCCTACAGCGACTGCACCTGTGGTTGGCGGAATTAATCTTGGTAATGTAGGAAGTGGCGGTGCAGAATGGCTTATGCAGGGGAGTGATAATAACTTCCCTCTTGCGCGCATTTCTGATGCACTACTTAATCCGGGCAAGAGCATTGAGCATAATGGCAAGAAAATCACTTATACCGATATTGATTTTATTTATTGGGCTGGAGGCAATCCGCTTGTGCATCATCAAGACACAAATACCCTTATCAAAGCTTGGCAAAAGCCGCGCACGATTGTTGTCAATGAGATTTATTGGACGCCAACTGCACGATTTGCTGATATCGTAATGCCTATTACTACGAGTTATGAGCGTAATGATATTTCAATGAGTGGAGATTACTCAAATTTGCATATTGTGCCAATGAAGCAGCTTGTAGAGAAGCAATTTGAAGCACGCGATGATTATCAAGTGTTTTGTGATTTGGCTAAAGCTTTTGGCGTGTATGACACATTTAACGAGGGTAAAAATGAAATGCAATGGATTGAGGAATTCTACAATCAAGCCCTAAAACAAGCCGAGGGGCTTATGCTCACTATGCCTAGCTTTAAAGAATTTTGGGAGGCAAATGAGCCATTGAGGTTTGAGATTCCAGCCGAATCTGAAAGTTTCGTGCGTTATGCAGAATTTCGCGAAGATCCTATTCTTAACCCGCTTGGAACAGAATCTGGTTTGATTGAAATTTATTCTAAAAGCATAGAAAAATTTGGTTATACACAATGCCCTCCACACCCTACTTGGCTTGAGCCTATTGAGTGGCTAGGAATGGATAACAAACCTGCAGAATTTGCACTCATCACCTCTCACCCCGAGTTACGATTGCATTCTCAATGCGCAAATACTTCTTTGCGAAAAGATTATGCGATTGCCGATAAAGAGCCAATTTGGATTAATACTAAAGATGCGGCGGATAAAGGTATTAAAACAGGCGATATTGTGAGTGTGAGTAATCAAAGGGGCGAAGTTTTAGCTGGTGCTTTTGTAACAGATGCGATTAAGCAAGGCGTTGTGCGATTATGTGAGGGAGCGTGGTATGACCCACAAGAGCCGGGCAAAATTGGCAGTGTGTGCAAAAATGGCTCATCTAATGTCCTTACACTTGATATGCCCACATCTCCTCTTGCTAATGGCAACATTGCTCACACGGCACTTGTAAATATTAAAAAATATGAGGGAGAGGTAAAACCTCTAAGTGTTTTTGAATCTCCACAAGGTGTGTAA
- a CDS encoding flagellar export protein FliJ, which yields MKTKFSSIVSLRKKDMQVCELAMMQNESKIANKQIQIENLQKDFLQLKIPQAGTFYAFKAFEETKNMLLTHISLARNELEALFAHRKVLQEQYKKCNIEYEKVHFLDKKEHNEMIKNAKYKEKLEVDEIAVMLYNNAGGRAI from the coding sequence ATGAAGACAAAATTTTCTTCCATTGTATCTTTGCGTAAAAAAGATATGCAGGTATGTGAGCTCGCAATGATGCAAAATGAAAGTAAAATTGCGAACAAGCAAATACAAATAGAGAATCTTCAAAAGGATTTTTTGCAGCTTAAAATACCTCAAGCTGGAACATTTTATGCTTTTAAGGCGTTTGAGGAAACCAAAAATATGCTTTTAACTCATATAAGTCTTGCCCGTAATGAGCTTGAAGCTCTTTTTGCACATAGAAAAGTGCTTCAAGAACAATACAAAAAGTGTAATATTGAGTATGAAAAAGTTCATTTTTTGGATAAAAAAGAGCATAATGAGATGATAAAAAATGCCAAATACAAAGAAAAGCTAGAAGTTGATGAGATTGCAGTAATGCTTTATAATAATGCAGGAGGCAGAGCAATATGA
- a CDS encoding 6-hydroxymethylpterin diphosphokinase MptE-like protein, with translation MDNAHQTQMQPTSLRAICQSGALHLLESYTAKRYALNMNFFASINPKLFEELKSPPAQYNVYCNGEDLNIIDVHTKNFVYPTRKKGKKLKHTMIEQNFALSSNPLNNSAYTLHTNRLALHKLDEEKLPLTAGICNPMIDMMLNEFGGANRFHLPSHFLPNMTLFGLLGGMFLQFLIEQGYYFHSLLLFEEHIDFFRISLYFVDYPLLFERVSERSCYVFVKDLLHKEFVQNYFAQRRITNNFLRLELCLYDSPKLQAVQESVAEAYAINSRGWGSFDDEMIGVKNTFINLGTNKAHLAYPILHLPQRVNAPICVVGNGPSLDMLLPFIKANAHNMIIFSCGTALKPLKNAGIEPDFQIEIERISYLKDVLQSAPLGKTTLLCGNMVQPDALALAEEAYIFMRGGSASAYFGGAKSVVEFAAPYVGNAGFALACLLSEEVLICGLDCGYIKGLSKHAQGSFYGEEESTIPQNAYAVQGNGESEVYADALFSLSSAMMSKAIGIFKPKVVINLGQGAYIRGARPACTDDFTLRNIDKSAQILALKSYMSAHRQAVLTRDDCRFYQDSIITYKEEILSLLRESVGSEIQEKVQRNVAHKVELFKRIDMLYALILKKSAKEPFVGVLFEGSISHILHTMMLCALHIPKDDIALFYAQCVEIIESGLNKMTMSYKMLAMSHSNNSL, from the coding sequence ATGGATAACGCACATCAAACACAAATGCAGCCTACAAGTCTTCGTGCTATTTGTCAAAGTGGCGCATTACATCTTTTAGAATCTTACACTGCAAAACGATATGCACTCAATATGAATTTTTTTGCTTCAATCAACCCTAAGCTTTTTGAAGAGCTTAAATCTCCTCCTGCGCAGTATAATGTGTATTGCAATGGGGAGGATTTAAACATCATTGATGTGCATACTAAAAATTTTGTCTATCCTACGCGCAAAAAGGGCAAGAAGCTTAAACATACAATGATAGAGCAAAATTTCGCTCTATCCTCAAATCCATTGAATAATTCAGCCTATACTCTGCATACAAATCGTCTAGCCCTCCATAAACTTGACGAAGAGAAATTACCTCTCACCGCAGGGATTTGTAATCCTATGATTGATATGATGTTAAATGAGTTTGGGGGAGCAAATCGCTTTCATCTCCCCTCACATTTTTTGCCGAATATGACGCTTTTTGGGTTACTTGGTGGTATGTTTTTGCAGTTTTTGATTGAGCAGGGCTACTATTTTCATTCCTTATTGCTTTTTGAAGAGCATATAGATTTTTTTAGAATCTCACTTTATTTTGTAGATTACCCTTTGTTATTTGAGCGTGTGAGTGAGCGCTCGTGTTATGTATTTGTCAAGGATTTATTGCATAAAGAATTTGTTCAAAATTATTTTGCACAAAGAAGAATTACAAATAACTTTTTGCGCCTTGAATTATGCCTGTATGATAGTCCTAAATTACAAGCTGTGCAAGAGAGTGTCGCAGAAGCTTATGCAATAAATTCTAGGGGTTGGGGGAGCTTTGATGATGAGATGATAGGCGTAAAAAATACATTTATCAATTTGGGCACAAATAAAGCGCATCTAGCTTATCCTATTTTGCACCTACCACAGCGTGTTAATGCGCCTATATGTGTTGTAGGAAATGGACCAAGTCTTGATATGTTACTGCCTTTTATCAAAGCTAATGCGCATAATATGATTATTTTTAGCTGTGGCACCGCGCTCAAGCCGCTTAAGAATGCAGGTATTGAGCCTGATTTTCAGATTGAGATTGAGCGCATATCTTACCTTAAAGATGTTTTACAATCCGCCCCTTTAGGTAAAACTACGCTTTTATGCGGCAATATGGTGCAACCTGATGCACTCGCTCTTGCTGAAGAGGCATATATATTTATGCGCGGGGGAAGTGCGAGTGCGTATTTTGGTGGGGCAAAAAGTGTAGTTGAATTCGCCGCACCCTATGTAGGTAATGCAGGATTTGCCCTTGCTTGTTTATTAAGTGAGGAAGTGCTTATTTGCGGACTTGATTGTGGTTATATTAAAGGGTTGAGTAAGCACGCACAGGGTTCATTTTATGGAGAGGAGGAGAGCACTATTCCTCAAAATGCTTATGCTGTGCAAGGTAATGGAGAGAGCGAAGTGTATGCTGATGCACTTTTTTCACTCTCAAGTGCGATGATGAGCAAAGCCATAGGGATATTTAAGCCCAAAGTGGTAATTAATCTAGGTCAGGGAGCATACATTCGTGGTGCGCGTCCTGCTTGCACTGATGATTTTACATTACGCAATATTGATAAAAGCGCTCAAATATTAGCACTCAAAAGTTATATGTCTGCTCATAGGCAAGCTGTGCTCACGCGAGATGATTGTAGATTCTATCAAGATAGTATAATAACTTATAAAGAAGAGATTTTAAGCTTATTGCGCGAAAGTGTAGGAAGCGAAATACAAGAGAAAGTGCAAAGAAATGTTGCTCATAAAGTTGAGCTTTTTAAACGCATTGATATGCTTTATGCTTTGATTCTCAAAAAATCTGCCAAAGAACCATTTGTAGGCGTGCTTTTTGAAGGGAGCATTTCACATATTCTGCATACGATGATGTTATGTGCCCTTCATATCCCTAAAGATGATATTGCCCTCTTTTATGCGCAATGTGTAGAGATTATAGAATCTGGATTAAATAAAATGACTATGAGCTACAAAATGTTAGCTATGAGCCATAGTAACAATTCATTATAA
- the aroQ gene encoding type II 3-dehydroquinate dehydratase, translated as MKILVIQGPNLNILGHREPHIYGNFTLDQIHNNLQAQAKQNNAELEFFQSNFEGEIIDKLQECIGGEYAGVLINPAAFSHTSIAIADAIASCGVPVIEVHISNIHAREEYRSKSYTGAVSAGVITGFGAFGYHLALMGILQIANEIAALKAQQNNQNA; from the coding sequence ATGAAAATCTTAGTCATTCAAGGACCAAATCTCAATATTTTAGGGCATCGTGAGCCGCATATTTATGGAAATTTTACACTAGATCAGATTCATAACAATCTCCAAGCTCAAGCCAAGCAAAATAATGCAGAATTAGAGTTTTTTCAAAGCAATTTTGAAGGCGAGATTATTGATAAACTCCAAGAGTGTATCGGTGGAGAATATGCGGGTGTTTTGATTAATCCTGCTGCTTTTTCGCATACTTCTATCGCCATTGCTGATGCGATTGCAAGTTGCGGTGTGCCTGTGATTGAAGTGCATATTAGCAATATCCACGCAAGAGAGGAATACCGCTCCAAAAGCTACACAGGAGCAGTAAGTGCGGGTGTAATTACAGGTTTTGGTGCATTTGGCTATCATTTAGCTCTTATGGGAATCTTACAAATTGCAAATGAAATTGCCGCCCTCAAAGCACAGCAAAATAACCAAAATGCCTAG
- a CDS encoding M24 family metallopeptidase: MMRNSSSLPYLSLDESAQYYECGFSCDNALLVCIEESRFFITDSRYTLEAKELCKPHTEVIESANFIQSVQEVLQKLHIHKIVFNPQELSVQMYEKLKNALEKHKCEIIPQENFHQKLRICKSEQEIGLIKTSQKLNKKAFKRFGIYLNKIVKKSPSEKELHYQAMQFLSHFGEYELSFEPIVGINANGAKPHALPNAKCYLAKNDILLFDAGIKYKRYCSDMTRTAAIKGEIHFGKKQKFKNPKYQKIYDIVLKAQEEAISKARSGMKAKQIDSLARDVIEKSGYGKYFVHSTGHGVGLDIHELPRISRLSEECVEDGMVFSVEPGIYLPQEFGVRIEDLVVMKNGRAEVL; encoded by the coding sequence ATGATGAGAAATTCTAGCTCCCTGCCTTATCTTAGCCTTGATGAGAGTGCGCAATATTATGAGTGTGGTTTTAGCTGTGATAATGCTTTACTTGTGTGCATAGAGGAAAGCAGATTTTTTATTACAGATTCTCGTTATACCCTTGAAGCCAAAGAATTATGCAAACCACACACCGAAGTGATAGAATCTGCAAATTTTATACAAAGCGTGCAAGAAGTGCTACAAAAGCTCCATATACATAAAATAGTGTTTAATCCCCAAGAATTAAGTGTGCAAATGTATGAAAAGCTTAAAAATGCGCTTGAGAAGCACAAATGTGAGATTATTCCACAAGAGAATTTTCATCAAAAGCTTAGAATCTGCAAAAGCGAGCAAGAGATTGGCCTTATTAAAACATCACAAAAGCTTAACAAAAAGGCATTTAAACGATTTGGTATATATTTAAATAAGATTGTTAAAAAATCTCCAAGTGAAAAAGAATTGCATTATCAGGCTATGCAGTTTTTGAGCCATTTTGGGGAGTATGAGTTAAGCTTTGAACCAATTGTTGGCATTAATGCTAATGGAGCAAAACCCCACGCCTTGCCCAATGCAAAGTGTTATTTGGCAAAAAATGATATTTTGCTTTTTGATGCTGGAATAAAATATAAAAGATATTGTTCAGATATGACGCGCACAGCTGCTATTAAAGGCGAGATACATTTTGGCAAGAAGCAAAAATTTAAAAATCCAAAGTATCAAAAAATCTATGATATTGTTTTAAAAGCCCAAGAAGAAGCCATTTCAAAGGCAAGGAGCGGTATGAAAGCTAAACAAATAGATTCTCTAGCACGTGATGTCATTGAAAAAAGTGGCTATGGCAAATATTTCGTGCATAGCACAGGACACGGTGTAGGGCTTGATATACACGAGTTACCACGCATTTCGCGCTTAAGTGAGGAATGCGTAGAGGATGGTATGGTATTTTCTGTTGAGCCCGGTATTTATCTCCCACAGGAATTTGGTGTGCGAATTGAGGATTTGGTGGTGATGAAAAATGGACGCGCAGAGGTGCTATAA
- a CDS encoding helix-turn-helix domain-containing protein: MNKIQDEFIDNAYRIIGLNVKKARELKGLTQLELSLAIGHKSVSVVSCAEIYHKKQHFNIEHLLKIAQVLEVNIQNFFEGL, translated from the coding sequence ATGAACAAAATACAAGATGAATTTATAGACAATGCGTATAGAATCATAGGTTTAAATGTCAAAAAAGCAAGGGAATTAAAAGGTTTAACCCAGCTTGAACTTTCCTTAGCTATAGGGCACAAATCAGTAAGCGTTGTGTCCTGTGCTGAAATCTACCACAAGAAGCAGCATTTTAATATAGAGCATTTGCTTAAAATCGCTCAAGTTTTAGAAGTAAATATACAAAATTTTTTTGAGGGTTTATAG